One region of Juglans regia cultivar Chandler chromosome 4, Walnut 2.0, whole genome shotgun sequence genomic DNA includes:
- the LOC118348179 gene encoding uncharacterized protein LOC118348179 has product MGFGERWVGLIMECITSVSYAVLVNGRPGDVIYPSRGIRQGDPISSYLFLLCAEGLSSLINAAEKKGEIKGMVATRGGIRVSHLLFADDSIIFARAKWTEWLKVKEILRVYEEAFGQCMNLQKTTVLFSSRVRQEEKERIVQDLGARVQSSCEKWVAHYGWKSSL; this is encoded by the coding sequence ATGGGGTTTGGGGAGAGATGGGTTGGCTTGATTATGGAATGTATAACTTCTGTATCTTATGCTGTGTTGGTGAATGGAAGGCCAGGTGATGTTATATATCCCTCACGAGGCATTAGGCAAGGGGACCCAATATCCTCATACCTGTTTTTGTTATGTGCTGAAGGGTTGAGTAGCCTTATTAATGCAGCTGAGAAAAAGGGTGAAATCAAAGGAATGGTTGCTACAAGAGGAGGTATAAGGGTCTCTCATCTCCTATTTGCTGACGATAGTATCATCTTTGCAAGGGCTAAATGGACTGAATGGTTGAAAGTGAAGGAAATCCTAAGGGTATATGAAGAAGCCTTTGGTCAGTGCATGAATCTACAAAAAACCACTGTGTTGTTTAGCTCCCGAGTTAGACAGGAAGAGAAGGAGAGGATTGTGCAAGATCTTGGAGCAAGGGTGCAAAGTAGCTGTGAAAAATGGGTTGCCCACTATGGTTGGAAGAGCTCGTTATGA